Genomic DNA from Macadamia integrifolia cultivar HAES 741 chromosome 6, SCU_Mint_v3, whole genome shotgun sequence:
ATTTGCTGCACCATTTTGTTGGGTTTGGAGaaaaatcttcttttcttcttcgttcATAAATAAAGTGATGGGGAAGGTCTTGCTAACCCCCATAGCTGTCTTGAAGGTGACCTTGTTGCCGCCTTCAATGGACATCTCTACCACAGACACCTTCAACATCGACTTCCTTGCCGTCACACcagtcatcttcttcatcctcccCTTCTCCACATATGCTGTGGTTTCTGCCTCATAGCTTCCCTTGGAATTGGTTTCTATGTGGATATGTTCATAGGGGG
This window encodes:
- the LOC122082109 gene encoding uncharacterized protein LOC122082109; translated protein: MASEEDERAGAEIVHGKEACDRFSEELMKEIGFPSGVFPIGIGELEECGRVKATGFVWWKCKAPYEHIHIETNSKGSYEAETTAYVEKGRMKKMTGVTARKSMLKVSVVEMSIEGGNKVTFKTAMGVSKTFPITLFMNEEEKKIFLQTQQNGAAN